The DNA sequence CGCCGCCGTCGATATGCTGGATGGCGCCTCCTCGAAGGCGGGCCTTGGCGACACCAATATTCGCTCGGCGCGCACGGAGATTCCCGAAACCTACCGCAAATATGAAGCCTCGGTTCTCCAGACCTTCGTTGCCAACATGCTGCCGAAAGACAGCGAGGAAGTTTATGGCAAGGGTAATGCCGGCGAGATCTGGAAAAGCATGATGGCGGAACAGTTCGCCGACACGATCTCCAGAAATGGCGGCGTCGGCATTGCGGAACAGGCCTACAAGGATGCGTTGAGGAAAGCCGAAAGCAAAGGCATTACCGACGTATCGATGAATGAAAAAGACCATAATGCTGCAATTCGGATGGTGGCGGAGTTCGAGCGGCAGGTCCTCGGCGTTTCAAATGATAAAACGGACGAGGCTTGAGAATGAAAAACCTTAACGAGGAGACAAGCATGGACCTTATGTCGAACGACCACCGTATCCAATCCGTTCTCGGCCGCCTTGAGATGATCATTGACAATGAGAACGACAATATCGGTAAGGATCCGCAATTCGACTTCAAGGTTTCCAACGCCCATAAAAGCCGTTGCCTCTATGAACTCACCATGCTGTTTCGCGACACACCGCGCGAAGACATCGCCGGTGGTTATCTGGAGCAGGTGAAGGGCATCAAGTCCAAGCTCGCGACCAATGCCAGCCGCGTTGAGGCGCATCTGAACGCGGTTCGCGCTGTTGCGGACCTGCTGAAAAACGCGATCCAGGAA is a window from the Agrobacterium tumefaciens genome containing:
- a CDS encoding rod-binding protein, coding for MAISVISDLVMDVVRAADPQEVQIAQEKLKANKAAFAATSLADAGKGFGAAVDMLDGASSKAGLGDTNIRSARTEIPETYRKYEASVLQTFVANMLPKDSEEVYGKGNAGEIWKSMMAEQFADTISRNGGVGIAEQAYKDALRKAESKGITDVSMNEKDHNAAIRMVAEFERQVLGVSNDKTDEA